The Thermodesulfobacteriota bacterium genome includes a region encoding these proteins:
- a CDS encoding NUDIX hydrolase — protein MTEKHKNPLPTVDIIIELAPGGMMPNGMMPSGMMPSAVTPSNGIVLIERKNPPYGWAIPGGFVDAGESLEDAARREAIEETSLSVRLVCQMHAYSDPGRDPRFHTVSVVFVAEAPPGAEPVARDDARAVGVFTEDTLPAPLAFDHAEILKDYFRWKREGFRVFGPK, from the coding sequence ATGACGGAAAAACACAAAAACCCGCTCCCCACGGTGGACATCATAATCGAGCTCGCCCCCGGCGGCATGATGCCGAACGGCATGATGCCGAGCGGCATGATGCCGAGCGCCGTGACGCCGAGCAACGGCATAGTGCTCATCGAACGAAAAAACCCGCCATACGGCTGGGCCATCCCCGGGGGGTTCGTGGACGCCGGTGAATCGCTCGAAGACGCCGCCCGGAGGGAGGCGATCGAGGAGACCTCGCTTTCCGTACGGCTCGTCTGCCAGATGCACGCCTACTCCGACCCCGGACGCGACCCGCGCTTCCATACCGTATCGGTCGTATTCGTGGCCGAGGCCCCACCCGGCGCCGAGCCCGTAGCGAGGGACGACGCCAGGGCGGTCGGGGTCTTTACGGAAGACACCCTCCCCGCACCACTCGCCTTCGACCACGCCGAGATACTAAAGGACTACTTCAGGTGGAAGAGGGAGGGGTTCCGGGTCTTCGGCCCGAAGTAG
- a CDS encoding cytochrome ubiquinol oxidase subunit I, protein MSLSAPDSLSSFSRKRKAVVFLILFAFIGISVSLFPFDLIGGSPDVFASEAGGEEAAVETEAAEGAEAAEAAEEGTPVYQPAPKLTEADYPQISWINGRMLAWFAAQLHLWFAAFVLAVPIFVFIIEAIGMATKDERYDKMAYEFIKVSITAYSVTAVFGGLLTMTLIVFYPDFMKYMSSIFGSTMIAYALIFFAESASLYLYYYGWNAMKYGTWKWVHLSIGLVLNAVGTTLMFLANAWVTFMMSPHGVDVAGVFDGNVWHAIHNHLWNPINLHRFVANIAYGGSVVGAYAAYMFLSADTKEGKAHYDWMGYTANFIAIAALLPLPFAGYWLIAEVYAYSQQMGITAMGGVFAWLFILQAVLIGALFLSANYYLWCGMGRSPGAVRYTKYIKYIGFVIVTCFLVWFTPHTLILENWELEALGGQYHPFLGPLGIMPAKNTAVNIMLMSTFLSFLLYRRANKIPTVSWAAYGNAAQVAIFVAATVNIAVLGIYYGYFTNTVYKVASSVPQVASTLLVIASCMVIDVLMYRGAKDVGPFEWGKMPARSQYALFMLAVSFTWLMGLMGFIRSALRQHWHVYTVMRDSSPDAFTPSIAYAAKTVSVATIVFMAIIIFIFWLSQLGARKQAPQ, encoded by the coding sequence ATGAGCTTGTCCGCTCCGGATAGTCTTTCCAGTTTTTCCAGAAAGAGGAAGGCAGTTGTCTTTCTCATCCTTTTTGCCTTCATAGGCATTTCAGTCTCGCTTTTCCCGTTCGACCTGATAGGCGGTTCGCCGGACGTGTTCGCCTCGGAAGCCGGCGGCGAAGAAGCGGCCGTGGAGACGGAGGCCGCTGAAGGTGCGGAGGCCGCGGAAGCCGCTGAAGAAGGAACTCCGGTATACCAGCCCGCGCCCAAGCTCACCGAAGCGGACTACCCCCAGATAAGCTGGATCAACGGCAGGATGCTCGCCTGGTTTGCCGCCCAGCTCCATCTATGGTTTGCCGCGTTCGTGCTCGCCGTACCCATTTTCGTCTTTATAATAGAAGCCATCGGCATGGCCACGAAGGACGAGCGCTATGACAAGATGGCCTATGAGTTCATAAAGGTAAGCATCACCGCATACTCTGTGACGGCCGTCTTCGGCGGCCTGCTCACCATGACGCTTATCGTCTTCTATCCGGACTTCATGAAGTACATGAGTAGTATTTTCGGCTCCACCATGATAGCGTACGCGCTCATCTTCTTCGCCGAAAGCGCGTCGCTCTACCTCTACTACTACGGCTGGAACGCCATGAAGTACGGGACCTGGAAGTGGGTCCACCTGAGCATCGGGCTCGTCCTGAACGCGGTGGGAACGACGCTCATGTTCCTCGCCAACGCGTGGGTCACCTTCATGATGAGCCCGCACGGGGTCGACGTCGCCGGGGTCTTCGACGGCAACGTTTGGCACGCCATACACAACCACCTCTGGAACCCGATAAACCTCCACAGGTTCGTCGCGAACATAGCCTACGGCGGCTCGGTCGTCGGCGCATACGCGGCCTACATGTTCTTGAGCGCGGATACCAAGGAGGGCAAGGCGCACTACGACTGGATGGGCTATACGGCGAACTTCATAGCCATAGCCGCGCTCCTGCCGCTCCCGTTCGCGGGCTACTGGCTTATAGCCGAGGTATACGCCTACAGCCAGCAGATGGGTATTACCGCCATGGGCGGCGTCTTCGCGTGGCTCTTCATATTACAGGCGGTCCTGATCGGCGCTCTCTTCCTTTCGGCGAACTACTATCTATGGTGCGGCATGGGCAGGAGCCCGGGGGCCGTACGCTACACCAAGTACATCAAGTACATAGGCTTCGTTATAGTCACCTGCTTCCTCGTATGGTTTACGCCGCACACCCTGATACTCGAGAACTGGGAGCTTGAGGCGCTCGGCGGACAGTACCACCCGTTCCTCGGGCCGCTCGGCATCATGCCGGCGAAGAATACGGCGGTCAACATCATGCTTATGTCCACGTTCCTGAGCTTCCTCCTGTACCGCCGGGCCAATAAGATACCGACCGTCTCGTGGGCGGCCTACGGGAACGCCGCCCAGGTGGCGATATTCGTCGCCGCCACGGTGAACATAGCGGTGCTCGGCATATACTACGGCTACTTCACCAACACCGTCTACAAGGTCGCATCAAGCGTGCCCCAGGTGGCCTCCACCCTGCTGGTGATAGCGTCCTGCATGGTAATAGACGTTCTTATGTACAGGGGGGCAAAGGACGTGGGACCGTTTGAGTGGGGCAAGATGCCCGCGAGAAGCCAGTACGCGCTCTTTATGCTGGCGGTCTCCTTCACGTGGCTCATGGGGCTTATGGGCTTTATAAGGTCCGCCTTGAGGCAGCACTGGCACGTGTACACCGTCATGCGCGACAGCTCTCCGGACGCCTTTACCCCGAGCATAGCCTATGCGGCCAAGACCGTGAGCGTGGCTACCATAGTATTCATGGCCATAATCATCTTCATCTTCTGGCTCAGCCAACTGGGTGCCAGGAAACAGGCGCCACAATAA
- a CDS encoding c-type cytochrome, producing MTFLKMILFSLAILVFYAGFAVVYIPSIQPAPPPKEEVLDLGQMSMGDFIALGDKIFNGKGTCTLCHNPVGGRAPLLDSVADVADERIKDPGYKGEAKDAAGYIYESMVKPSAYVVAGFGVMGTDPPKSPMPDVSTGAVGLKEAELMAVIAYLQDNAGVEVTVEIPAAEEAGGEEAAAPPPPATTVEEAVAKYGCGACHKIAGQVGAIGPDLTKIGATKDTDYIRRGIIDPNADVAEGFPPGMMPPTFKDTMTAGEVEMLVDYMANSK from the coding sequence ATGACTTTTTTAAAAATGATACTTTTCAGCCTGGCGATCCTGGTCTTCTACGCGGGCTTTGCCGTGGTCTACATCCCCTCCATCCAGCCGGCCCCTCCGCCAAAGGAAGAGGTGCTGGACCTGGGGCAGATGAGCATGGGCGACTTCATTGCCCTCGGCGACAAGATATTTAACGGCAAGGGGACCTGTACGCTCTGCCATAACCCGGTGGGCGGCAGGGCTCCCCTGCTTGACTCGGTGGCCGACGTGGCCGACGAAAGGATTAAAGACCCGGGATACAAGGGCGAGGCCAAGGACGCGGCGGGGTACATCTACGAGTCCATGGTCAAGCCGTCGGCCTATGTGGTCGCAGGTTTCGGCGTTATGGGCACGGACCCTCCCAAGAGCCCCATGCCCGACGTATCAACGGGCGCGGTGGGTTTGAAAGAGGCCGAGCTCATGGCCGTTATCGCCTACCTCCAGGATAACGCGGGCGTTGAAGTAACCGTTGAGATACCCGCCGCAGAGGAGGCCGGAGGCGAGGAGGCCGCGGCGCCCCCGCCGCCTGCAACGACCGTGGAAGAGGCCGTGGCAAAGTACGGCTGCGGCGCGTGCCATAAGATAGCCGGACAGGTGGGAGCCATAGGGCCCGACCTGACGAAGATAGGGGCTACCAAGGATACCGACTATATCAGGAGGGGCATAATCGACCCGAACGCCGACGTGGCCGAGGGCTTCCCTCCCGGCATGATGCCTCCGACCTTTAAAGACACTATGACCGCGGGCGAGGTGGAGATGCTCGTGGACTACATGGCCAACTCCAAATAA
- a CDS encoding cytochrome c, with amino-acid sequence MKIPKLLQFVIATLVAYFIFQAPYLFLGKPIPASLIIMYMFFSVVMILMVLTSSEESTQELVGPIKALVEDPSKALVRNVVFVIVPVIAAIITYNQVKPSLESPVELRSTHPAPPSKLKVYGKSYDMMTLENPYRKLEKEDPEKFREFVKEGGEVYFQNCFYCHGDKLYGRGHYGQGFDPRPLPFQGKDTIAQLQESFVFWRITTGGPGLPKEATPWKSAMPVWEDFLTEDEVWKVILFIYDYTENIPRSWE; translated from the coding sequence ATGAAGATACCCAAGCTGCTACAGTTCGTCATAGCCACCCTTGTCGCCTACTTCATATTCCAGGCGCCATACCTGTTCCTGGGCAAGCCCATACCGGCGAGCCTCATCATCATGTACATGTTCTTCTCCGTGGTGATGATACTGATGGTGCTGACCTCCAGCGAGGAGAGCACGCAGGAGCTGGTCGGGCCCATAAAGGCGCTTGTAGAGGACCCGAGCAAGGCGCTTGTGAGGAACGTGGTCTTCGTTATTGTGCCGGTTATAGCGGCAATAATAACCTATAACCAGGTAAAGCCCAGCTTAGAGTCGCCGGTGGAACTGCGTTCCACCCACCCGGCCCCGCCCTCCAAGTTGAAGGTGTACGGCAAGAGCTATGACATGATGACGCTTGAAAACCCCTACCGCAAGCTCGAGAAGGAAGACCCCGAGAAGTTCAGGGAGTTTGTGAAGGAGGGCGGCGAGGTATACTTCCAGAACTGCTTCTACTGCCACGGCGACAAGCTCTACGGAAGGGGGCACTACGGCCAGGGCTTCGACCCGAGGCCGCTCCCGTTCCAGGGCAAGGACACCATAGCCCAGCTCCAGGAGTCCTTCGTATTCTGGAGGATAACGACCGGCGGCCCGGGGCTCCCAAAGGAGGCCACCCCCTGGAAGTCGGCCATGCCCGTATGGGAGGACTTCCTTACCGAGGATGAGGTGTGGAAAGTCATCCTCTTTATCTACGACTATACGGAGAACATACCCAGATCCTGGGAATAG
- a CDS encoding c-type cytochrome, translating to MKKIFITIFLLMLVPVYAGAAGNADNGRKVYDKRCWWCHGEDGAGEGPAAEYLVPPPRDFTSVMFKFKTTPFDEVMPSDDDLFGMVKGKGDDKGGTVHNSIRNWRGMNDSSMPGWDDMLSDEEIWDVIAYIKGLAELEPPELGQLDFSSQVASSEDSIAKGKEIFKDNCTECHGQLGKGDGTKKLKDDAGYRTWPRNFTKAWSFRVNNDPRNIYARASIGIPGTQMPSFADPESKKKLSDEERWHVANYVASLDEPYKKPGNNTVIKAVRVEGDVPETSDNEAWAGAAFTSFYMVPQIIAEERLFTPSINSVSVKAVYNDNDIALLIEWDDRTKSLPGDEKAKEIADGDPLKDAFAVQLPVTLAPAGETEKPYFGMGSASKPVNIWHWIGESTTDPQALHLLEGKGFKDFAPRDAEPSGLKAQGVYDNGTWRVVMKRKLKTGVEQDLQFEEGKFIPISFAAWDGSNFDEGSKHVMTAWYWLLMEPKTGSGVVVWPLAIALLVFGGELLWLRSARKR from the coding sequence ATGAAAAAGATCTTTATAACTATATTCCTGTTGATGCTCGTGCCCGTATACGCCGGTGCCGCGGGGAATGCGGACAACGGCCGGAAGGTATACGATAAGAGGTGCTGGTGGTGCCACGGGGAGGACGGCGCGGGCGAGGGCCCGGCGGCCGAGTACCTCGTGCCGCCGCCCAGGGACTTCACCTCGGTTATGTTCAAGTTCAAGACCACTCCCTTTGACGAGGTCATGCCGAGCGACGACGACCTCTTCGGCATGGTCAAGGGCAAGGGCGACGATAAGGGCGGTACCGTCCATAACTCGATTCGCAACTGGCGTGGCATGAACGACTCGTCGATGCCCGGCTGGGACGATATGCTCAGCGACGAGGAGATATGGGACGTGATCGCGTACATAAAGGGCCTTGCGGAGCTGGAGCCGCCGGAGCTGGGGCAGCTGGACTTCTCCTCCCAGGTGGCGTCCTCCGAGGATAGTATCGCCAAGGGCAAGGAGATTTTCAAGGACAACTGCACCGAGTGCCACGGCCAGCTCGGGAAGGGAGACGGCACAAAAAAACTCAAGGACGACGCGGGCTACCGCACCTGGCCCAGGAACTTCACCAAGGCCTGGTCCTTCAGGGTCAATAACGACCCCAGGAACATCTACGCCCGCGCCTCGATAGGCATCCCCGGCACCCAGATGCCGAGCTTCGCCGACCCGGAGAGCAAGAAGAAGCTCAGCGACGAGGAGAGGTGGCACGTGGCCAACTACGTGGCCTCCCTTGATGAGCCCTACAAGAAGCCAGGCAACAATACCGTTATAAAGGCCGTGCGCGTGGAAGGGGACGTCCCCGAGACGTCGGACAACGAGGCGTGGGCCGGGGCCGCGTTTACCAGCTTCTACATGGTCCCCCAGATAATCGCCGAGGAGCGGCTCTTCACGCCTTCCATAAACTCCGTCTCTGTAAAAGCGGTATATAACGACAACGACATAGCGTTGCTGATCGAGTGGGACGACAGGACAAAGAGCCTTCCGGGTGACGAGAAGGCGAAGGAGATAGCGGACGGAGACCCGCTGAAGGACGCCTTCGCGGTGCAGCTGCCCGTTACCCTCGCCCCCGCGGGCGAGACCGAAAAGCCTTACTTCGGCATGGGGAGCGCCTCCAAGCCCGTAAATATCTGGCACTGGATAGGCGAGTCTACGACGGACCCCCAGGCACTCCATCTGCTCGAAGGGAAGGGTTTTAAGGATTTTGCGCCGAGGGACGCCGAACCTTCCGGCTTGAAGGCCCAGGGTGTCTACGACAACGGCACGTGGCGCGTGGTCATGAAGCGGAAGCTTAAGACCGGCGTCGAGCAGGACCTGCAGTTCGAGGAGGGTAAGTTCATCCCCATCTCCTTTGCCGCATGGGACGGGAGCAACTTCGACGAGGGCTCCAAGCACGTCATGACCGCATGGTACTGGCTCCTGATGGAGCCCAAGACCGGG